The following DNA comes from Castanea sativa cultivar Marrone di Chiusa Pesio chromosome 10, ASM4071231v1.
TGTAATGTTTAGAGGCTCCGATCGAGAGTGCAAGTATTTAATTCCAAGCTCCAAGCATTAACTTCGACTAAACAATTTGCACAaacaaattttggtttttatttgtttatgaataTTTTGGTTTTTCACCTTGTTACAGCAAGTTTACTAAGGCATTTCATGGTCTTCACCTTGTTAATTAATAGATCATGTTCATATAAAAGCATTTCTGAAATCCATtttctccacacacacacaaaaaaaaaaaaaaaaaatacctccAAACTTTTGAGTTTGATGCACCTAACCTAATTCGTTGGAGATGAGTGGGTATAACATATATTTGGACAACGTAGGATAGAAAATACAATGATATTGAATAAGTTCTTAAGCAAGACAGATatagaaaaagttaaaaatattgGTGCACTAGTACAATAATGCCTTTGGTTGTGGGCTTGGGAGGTAAGAAAGCCAAAACCTGCATGCGAGAATCTAGTAATAGAAGAACCCGTGAATAAGGTATGGCCCGCATGGGCTATTCCTTCTCATACATCAATGTGCCTCTCTGCATGCAGAACAGAGAGTaataataggaaaaataaaaaattagaagacCAAGTATAAGAACGCGCTTTTATGAGATGGCTATCATAACATCATATGTGTACTTCAGTCACTTGAAAAGGTCAAATATATCCATCCTAGCTAGCTGGATTGATCAACATGAGGAAATTGGGTGTTCAAGAAGAgcaatctttcttcttcttcttttcttttttttttcttttttttttttttgtttttttgtttttgttttttttgtcttaTCTCTTAACACCAACTACCAACGCTATAAAAGGTGTAAAGCCTTGGTAAATCTTATTGGTGATTGTACCAAACACTTGGAATTGAGTCTTGTCTTTGCAAGGGTTGCTGTTTATGAATATGGAAAAGGATTGCATCCTTACATTGGTCTTTCCTAAATTCtatataaaaaggtaaaaatactAATGTTTATCCTAACATGACAAAGGGTGGGGCTTGAATTCTTCACCTCTCTATTAAGTCGAAAACTCTCTCAATATTCTCTGACTAGTTATCAATTATCATTGACATTTAGCAACTCcttattactctctctctctctctctctctctctctctctctctctaccataTGTTCAACATGAATTGAAATTCTTAACATATATGAATAAGAAGAATAAGAAACTCCAAGTTAGCCAATGACCAACTAAAACTAATATGGGTTACTTTGTCAAACTAAATTCTTACTCCAACTAAAATTATCATTCCAGGTGAAGTTTAGAAATTTACTACATTGAACATTGGTCTTTCATAAACAATTAAGAGTGAGAAACCACGTCATATGCTCTATGATGCAAAAGACTTGGTACAATAAGGTGCAACATATGTAATGAGTAGTGTCTATTAATTACACCTACTCTAGTATACACATAGTACAATTAAGGTCACAAATTCCCTTATAAAATGCAGTTGTGTGTATTATGTATATACTTAACTGTATGTACTAGTCATTTCTCATATGTAATACTGggttatttcaattttttttttactaattatcTTGGGGCTCTTGTAGTGCCAATTAACTGCAACACAGATCACTAAACAATACTTCCATTTTTCTGTGGTCGTGAGGGTTTTGTTAATTTGAGACACTATACCTTGCATTCTCTTCTTTAAAGGTGAATCAATAATGAAGCAAAAATCTCATCTTATcccaaaagaaaaggaacatGAATCTCACTCAAAAAGCTCTGCCTGCATATTCAAAAGATTTAGATCAAAAGTACCCACATTGGATTCCAAAAAGATTTATAAGAGTGGCATTAGACGGCAATGTATTTGTACCAGGAGGTCTAAATGCAGATGAGTCCTTTTTCCTACACCCCTAAAACTTATGGACTTGCTTAGTTTATCCATGTTTAGGCCAGGCATATGGCTATTTAAAGATAGGGAATTGTCTGGAAGCTAgtctcatataaatatttaaagcAGATGTAGTTGTCCATTCAAGATAATGTTTTACATAATATTATTGgaaatgtaaatatttttagagaAGTTGGCTGATTTTAGGGCTGTAGGGAATCAACCCATTTTCTTAATTCTAATACTCATATTtgggtttcaaaattttcaactaattttaatagaatatttttatGAAGACATTTGCGATAATATATACTGCTAAAAAGATAGGGAATCCCTTATATTCTAAAAAAGACCATTCTAACCATCAACATTGTGTAACTTCTAGTTAATTTTGGTAAGTGAAGGGGATAAAATGGGCAAATTGTGTTCTGACTCCATGGCTTTAGATTTGGGTTTGGAATAAAGAAAgtatagaaagagagaaaagaaaagaagtggcCTTCCAAATTCCCCCCTTGGTGGGGTTTACTTGAGCACTTTCACTATACACAAGGATGTAAGAGAATAATAACAAAAGAGAGACAGAAAGGGGTCGAAAATCCTCAATGAAATAATGGAAAGCAAGAATTTGATCATGATCCgatgaacaaaataataatttgaaggaaactttgtgaaataatttcaaagaataattgaaatttatagagtttcaattgataatttagaaaaaaaaacatttttcaaaaataataagaagaagaagaaggtagaAGAAGGTAatggtaaattttaaaaaaaaatcatatttattgcACAAAACTTCCACTTCTACGGGATTTAAGAGGGTTGATTAAAAGGCATTCTTatctctaatttttattttttctaggataggctaaaaaatgaaattctaatTGGTCAAATTCATTTCTTAAGGGAATTTGGAGGTGAAGGTACACAAGTGGCTAGTTTGAAAATATATCAATAAgctcataaaaattttatagtttaagCACAGTGTATAGCTGAGAGTCAATCACTGAATCAATCATGTTAGTGTGGGGTTATATAAAAGGTTGAGAAGCCCTATCTCTAACACTTTGCCTTTACCACCTCCCATGCTTTTTAAGCTTATCATTCTCCTTAGCCTTCTGGTTAGCAATCCCTCCTTTTAAAATCATTCCATTCAACTCAAGGGCCTTTTAGGATTTGGGTGTTTTATTACaggaacaaaagaaaagacagAAAGTGCCAACATCAGGCTCAActcaaaggaaaagaaaaaaatttaaaagaaaaaataaagagaaaaaatttgcTGCATCAAGTGGGTTTGGATTCTTCTCTAGTCTTTGCAGTATTCCAAGcttttttttggctttctaGCCTTTTCCCATCTTggtttcttttaaatttttattttcaattttttcatttacaatTTGCCACCCCTCCTTCCTTTGTCTGCCATTGTAATCATCACACTCTGTACACACTATCATCTACAACACCCTGCTACTGATTTTTTTTCtgtttatctctctctctctccctctctctgtaCACATATGTACAGAAAAGGTAAGGGTTATTGGGTTGTGAAGAAGTTTTGAGGAAAACCCATCTATTGTCTGTTCTTTCCATGTTGGACTGCATGGTGAAAGCTCTTGTTgtgttttagagagagagactgGAAAGAGATATATCTGAATTGGTTCTGCAGAGTTGCTCAGACAAGCAATCCATGGCCTAAGATAGCGACTTGGAGAAGAacatatcatcatcatcaccatcatcatctcTCACGAGACTAATTTTGCTTTTGCAAAACCAATGAATGATGCCTTTCTGTGTCTATGTGTCACTGCCACCTGTTCTTCAGCAAGGCCAGCTCTGCTGCTTATTAGCTGTGTCCAAAGCTGGGATTCTCTATTTCTGAACTGCCCTTCTTAGTTTGTTCAAAGGTGCAAAGGTGGGTACTTGAAGAAAGTTATAAACTTGGAGAAGATTTTAATACAAAGAGATCAGATATTTGgggttttcttgtttttctctgaGGGAGTTTTCAGTCAAAAGCAATGTTTCCTGCAGCTATGTCCAATTCAACTTCTTTGTCTGAAGAAGCCAGTGTTTCTTCTGGTACTAGAGTTCAAGACTTTGGTGgcttaaatccaatggtttcAACTATTTCTCCACAACAAACACAGAAGAtcaagaaaaagagaagcctaccTGGAAACCCAGGTAAGTTCAATCACTTCAAAATTGTCAGATTTGTCTTGTCTTTGTTTTTATGTTCTtctcaataaaaatatttgtttttatgtatatatgATGGTGTTTCAGACCCAGATGCTGAAGTGATTGCATTATCCCCAAAGACCTTACTAGCCACCAACAGATTTGTATGTGAGATCTGCAACAAGGGGTTTCAAAGGGATCAAAACCTTCAACTTCACAGGAGAGGCCATAACCTTCCTTGGAAGCTAAAGCAAAGAAACAGCAAAGAGATAAGAAAAAGAGCCTATGTTTGCCCTGAGCCTTCATGTGTTCACCACCATCCTTCAAGGGCTCTTGGTGATCTTACAGGAATTAAGAAACACTTTTGTAGGAAACACGGCGAGAAGAAGTGGAAGTGTGAGAAATGCTCAAAGATCTATGCCGTTCAATCAGATTGGAAGGCTCACTCTAAAACCTGTGGGACAAGAGAATATAGATGTGACTGTGGAACCCTCTTCTCCAGGTTCTTctttttataatcaaatttcttacgcttcttttgttttggtctttatacacacacacacatatatatatatatgcgcgCGAGTCTCTCAAAGCTCCAAACTTTCCCTAGTTTTGGTGTTTTCTTAGCTATCATTCATCACTTTGGACTAGAAATATGATTCATATAACAATTGGTCTTTTGTTTAGTGAGGGAAGTCTTTAGGACggtctttgtttttgtttttgagtgggttttgttttgtggtTGTTCTTACACAAGAGTGGTAAGCCCTCTGCATGAATTATATCTGGAGCTTAGATGCAGTGGCAGCTTGCATGAAAGTGGAGACTATTAAGACAAGTGTCTGTTGCTGGTGACATTTAAAGTGAAACTGATAGCAGTATCTCTGAAATCTGAACCATATAGCTAAGTTCATctatgaaaacaacaaaaaagataaaCTGAATAGGAACAATCaatgtaaaattttgttttatatactGTTTTGTCTGTGATTCAATAGCAAActtaattttttctcttatgCTTAGACTGGACATAAATGCATGAGTTattgtattcttttttcttttcttttttttgggtggccTAGggatttgtatttttatttttgagaccATTTTATCCGTCCTTATACTTGATAAACATGATAATTCATGACatcctcaaaaaaatatatattaggttaaaatgctcaaattattgattttcttcAAGGGTTTACTTTTGCCTCTTTTTCCTGTGTATATATCCTCTTTGTACTTTGTAATGGAGTGACTGCAGTCTCAAAAATAATGAGTGGATCTGCTCTTGTCTAGATAAAAGTTAAAGAATATGTTAATTACTTTTGGTGTTTCATGGCTGGAAAATCcgtgacatttttattttattttataaagcaTGCAATTAACTACTTGCTGAACAATGAATCTCTGAACAATTTCATCATTGTGAAAACTGATAAATCTGCAAAAATATCTGATTAGtgatttgcttttctttcttcttcattatcAATGGATACGTCGGGCTTCAATTGCATATCATTGTTTCATGCATATGCTCTACTTTCAACAATTCCATATCTTTGTTTCATGCATGTGCTCTATCTAGTTTCGAAAGACTTCTGCCATTGTAATTTTTCCAATTCCTTGATATAATCAATGCCATTTTTGCATGTATAAACATCAAccaattgctctctctctctctctctctctctctctctcaactttaaTTTTGACCTCAAAGATAATCTCTCCTTTCTGCTCTGTAGCTTTTTTGACCTTTGTGTCTCAATGCATTCCGCATGCATGAGTTCTTAGCCTCTCaccctcttttctctcttttaagttttatcCACAACATAAACTAAGGAAAAGACATATTTGCATCATCAACCTTAAATGCATGGTGATAATCTTAaattcaacaaaacaaattacttgcaaaaaaaaaaatacccttaaatctCAAATTGTGCTTGATGATCACACCTAAAATTTGCTAGAAACCAAAAACCGTGGATATATTTAacactcatttttttcatttttaaactcTTTCACGTGGAAAGCACAAAACATTTGCACGACAGAGATTCACAACCACCTTCACCCCACATTTGAAAGTACCCCCACATTGATAGTACCAAAAGGAATTTATAAGACAAAGTGaaacatgtcaaatttttttttgttttccaattaATTGGTAAGTACCTAGTAGTACTAGTCAATTTGGATTACCTTTTTTCCATTAACTTactaatttatttatgtatatataggtttttataatctctctctctctctctctctctctccagttGTACATTACATACAttaattttcagcaaataaacaaataagtttttcagcgaaaaaaaaaaaaactgatccTAATGCACACTTACTAGCATTCgcaaacattattatttttttcttctttttttgaactttttatttctctctaattttcatGTAAAATTGACAGGAAGGACAGCTTCATAACCCATAGAGCATTCTGCGATGCATTGGCTGAAGAGAGTGCAAGACTATCAGCAAATCAATTAGCCACAGGCAGCACAAACCCAACAATAGTCCAAActctttttccctttcaaacCCAACAACAGTTCACAACcccaccacaaacccacatgTCCCTCCATCCCTGGGACCCACGACCACCCCaacaaaaccctaaccctaatagtattattattaataataataatccctCACAAAACCCACTACTGCTTCATCAAATCAAGCCTGAAGAACAACTTGAACCTCACCATTTCCACATCCCACAAACTTACTtccacaaccacaacaacaaccacaaccacaaccaccaccacaaggCTTTGATAAACTCACCCTTCCAAACCATCTCAAACCCTGCCACGTCAGCGCACCTCTCAGCCACTGCACTTCTCCAAAAGGCTGCAACCGTTGGGTTAGCCCCAACAGCCAATGTAGCCCAACAGGCTCAGTCAGTGGGTCACATGATATCTTCAGCTGAGTTTGGAACACCGagtcaccatcatcatcatcatcatcaaattcaaaTGGACCCGGCAGTGAGTCACATGATATCTTCCTCTTCCAACGATCAGTACAACATCGCTGATCAGTTCACGTCACGAAACCTAGCCACGTGGCACAACACTGACCGTTTGACAAGGGATTTTCTGGGTCTCACAGATATTGCTGCTGGCAATGGCAATGTTACTACAAATACTACAGCTACAAATACAACAAATACTGGACatggacacggacacggacccGGACATGTTAACGTTAGCATTAACGTGAAAAATATGCTAGCGTACACTGATGGCGTAGGGTTCCcgcaccaacaacaacaacaacattatAATGAGCGTGACCACACGTCGATGTTGAACATGAAGTCCCAAGGTTTTGGATTGGCTGACCCTTCCTCGGAAACATGGGGGGACTGTTAGCAGAGAGGTGCAAACATTGAAAGGGAAAGGCTATAATAGTAATTTCACACAAATTACTAGGCTCTTCTGTGAAATGACAGAAGTATCCTTCTACTTCTAGCTAGAGGAAGACTATCAAGCATATGTCCAAGTTCTATGCTTTtcatttgattattattattattattactattatagctactttgtttttgtttccttttgggttttcatttTCTAAATGCTTTGTtgtttacatttttctttttatattatatataaagaggTATGTTACCAGTTTAATTACCTTTTGTCTATAGTGTGTTTATGTTAGTTTTAAATGGAAGTAAGCTTTTCTCTCCTAACGAAATTTCCCTGCATGTTGGAAGTTTTATTTGGcttgtatttttcctttcattttttttctcactcccatgtctttttcttcttttcttgttctCCTTTTTTCACCTTCTCTTTGATGCAATGATTAATGGTAGATGAGGGTAGCATTCTTGTaattcaaaagaagaaagagattatCTAATAGCTATATATAACAAATCAGGGAGAagtttgagttttaaaaaaaaaaaaatgccttatCTTCttattttataggttttggttttatcattttcattttgaaacaCAACAGGGTATATGGAGCTACAAAATTTCCACATTTTTTTCAGAATTGTTGAGGTGATATGTCATAAATGgtgctaataaaaaaaatgatttcagcAGTGGGCTGATGTTCAAATggtgttgtgaaaaaaaaaaaatatatatatatatatatatatatatccgaCAACTCTCACTCtccttctaaaaaaagaaaaagttgaaaccctacctctctcttttttttctttttttttgttcttcatcGATGAGGGTTTAATGCCTTGTTCATCATAAATATGCCAAAGTCATTTAAAGAATATACCTAGAGGTATTAGGGTGGTTACAGCCCAATGTTTTATCATGATATGTATAGCTTTTTAAGGCTCAACAGCAAAATCGAATAGCAAACTTACCcagtatatatatacttgtaaGCCTTAATTAACAATGTAATATGGCCTAGGACAATATTGCCAATTAATCTGAGTGAAAGTAGATTGAACCCAATTTCCCATCAATTTGAAGTTGAAGAAAGGTGTCATGCATTGTTCCCTTTGATATAATTCACTCTAATGTTATGCATCTCTTCCAACTTTCCAAGTCTTGTCAGTTGTCACAATATATATGGAGTTAAAACTTGGATTTATTAGAAGGATAAGCAATGGACAAGACGAGAGGATAGTCGATCAAGGGCTAATTGGTGATAGTTCATGGAAACACATATTACAATGCTATGGAGGATTTTGCATTGATCTTATTCAGTGTAAAGAAGGTGCAGTTTGAGCATATATTTTTGTGTGCAATTAATTAAGAttgtctcaactctcaaccCTCTTTCCTTTGAAAAGGACGTTGTTGTACATGCCAATTAAAGCCACTCCATTGTCTCAGCATTCCTCTAGAGTCTAGACTCTAGTGAGTATCTTTACATGGCACACTTCCTTTTgcaaattgaaacaaaaactacaaacaaacaaattctatttttaaaacttgattgaTTAATCAAAGTCTTATAGTTGTTAGGAACTCTTATGAAGAaggatttaaatttgaatcccCTTCTTCTAAGTAGGTGATATAATTAACTTATTAGCAGTTTCCTATTCCTCTTAGTACTAATTTTTTAagcttgatttttttgtttttttttctattcactGGATCTAATGATGGAAAATtaagaaagtgagagagaatcCAATGTATGTAGCATTTTAATTTCCACGTGATGTTAGCCATACACGTATAATAAAACGAGAGACTTGCATGCAACAGAATTACGATTACACCCACAATTTCCAAGAAAATTACCAAGAAGAATAGTACTTCTGCATGATTAAGAAAACTATAATTAATATGGGTTGTACTATTTGTAGGCCAAGAAAATACTACAAGCAAAGACCAAAGAGACTGATGAGGTAAGCATGGGCCCACACTTCATATTCCATCGATTTTACGAATATGCCCTTCGACCAACCGAAACCTGACCAACCTTTGCTGACATTATTGCATTTGATTATTGGACCATCAAGCAATCCAGTCAGATAAACCATAAGAAAATTCGAGGAGACTGTGATATGAAAGTTAATTATAATGAGCATGAAAAATccactatatttttttatgatatctTTCTCGCCGTATATGACTAAGATTTTTCTAAAAGTTACGTCCAATAGATCATATAATATAATGCCCATTTAGTCAATTCCAGTTAACTCCCCTATTGAATTCAATTCGAAAGTATAGACTTTTTTAGTTCTTTGGGCAAAGTTTGAAACTAGATAGACAGTAAATAATAGGTTTAAACTCTCCCATTAATTGGTCTCTCTAGGTAGAAAAACAGAAGCTTTTGgtaaaaccaaagaaaaaagggaTGGAAAGTACCAGAATTAATTAAGAATTAATTAAGTAGGCTTCGAGTCAGAAAAGGTCAAAAAAGGGATACAAATGAGAGCAATTTCGGTTTCTCAACtaggctatatatatatggtcaAAAAATTCCCCTAAAAGAAACTATCTTTTAAAGTCACAACTTTAGTATATGATTGCATGCGGATTAGAAAATAATGACCGTCCTCTagaacacattaaaaaaaaaatgcaagttgTTTACATGGGTCCAGTAGAGTTGCCAGAAAAgaatcacccaaaaaaataaaaaataaaataagtttcaAACATACTGTGACATGAAACCTGAACAGTCCAAACAAGAGGGGTAGAAAATGGGTCAAATTAAGAATGTTTTTGAAGGAGTcatcataaatttttgtttgtttacatGAACTATGTTGGAATTTAATAGATGAAGTCCTTCATTTCCACACTTTGAATTGGATGGCTAGAAGAAATTGCAATTGGGAAATTTCGtgcaactttcttttttcttctcacatCAAATACCATTGAagctttaaataattaataatagcctaccaaaaagattttaaagTATAATCAAATTCCGAGAAATTCTTTTCCACATTACTTTCTTTTGATAATTCCGAAGAAGTATATAGCCTTTTCTAAAGAGAAGGTAGGAAGGGTGTAAAACCTACTATAAGCGTGAGTGAAAAGGCAAACTAAGTTGATAGTATATGTCTATTTGGGTGTGAT
Coding sequences within:
- the LOC142613525 gene encoding protein indeterminate-domain 12-like, translating into MFPAAMSNSTSLSEEASVSSGTRVQDFGGLNPMVSTISPQQTQKIKKKRSLPGNPDPDAEVIALSPKTLLATNRFVCEICNKGFQRDQNLQLHRRGHNLPWKLKQRNSKEIRKRAYVCPEPSCVHHHPSRALGDLTGIKKHFCRKHGEKKWKCEKCSKIYAVQSDWKAHSKTCGTREYRCDCGTLFSRKDSFITHRAFCDALAEESARLSANQLATGSTNPTIVQTLFPFQTQQQFTTPPQTHMSLHPWDPRPPQQNPNPNSIIINNNNPSQNPLLLHQIKPEEQLEPHHFHIPQTYFHNHNNNHNHNHHHKALINSPFQTISNPATSAHLSATALLQKAATVGLAPTANVAQQAQSVGHMISSAEFGTPSHHHHHHHQIQMDPAVSHMISSSSNDQYNIADQFTSRNLATWHNTDRLTRDFLGLTDIAAGNGNVTTNTTATNTTNTGHGHGHGPGHVNVSINVKNMLAYTDGVGFPHQQQQQHYNERDHTSMLNMKSQGFGLADPSSETWGDC